One Dermacentor silvarum isolate Dsil-2018 chromosome 10, BIME_Dsil_1.4, whole genome shotgun sequence genomic window carries:
- the LOC125940547 gene encoding uncharacterized protein LOC125940547, translated as MRKLLQELRFEVAQLEQEQRELCEAERQSRARVDSLLTEERQRTEIRRQLDAHNDELKLALIQARARSACGPPPGRRQASRSANDSGATTKEADFRVAGVDGGASRQLRQQLEQTHQQLWDQIVRARDAFADLLKKVGCRDARNAAVQTDPEPNENHSERLAP; from the exons GTCGCCCAGCTGGAGCAAGAGCAGCGCGAGCTGTGTGAAGCAGAGCGCCAGTCCAGGGCCCGCGTGGACTCGCTGCTCACCGAGGAGCGTCAGCGCACCGAGATCAGGCGTCAACTCGATGCCCACAACGACGAGCTAAA GCTGGCGCTGATTCAAGCCAGGGCCCGGTCGGCCTGCGGTCCACCACCGGGTCGTCGCCAAGCCAGTCGATCTGCCAATGACAGTGGCGCCACCACAAAAGAAGCAGACTTCCGCGTGGCCGGCGTTGACGGCGGCGCCTCGCGGCAGTTACGTCAGCAGCTGGAGCAGACACATCAGCAGCTGTGGGACCAGATCGTCAGGGCACGCGACGCGTTCGCTGACCTGCTGAAGAAAGTCGGCTGCCGTGACGCCAGGAATGCAGCAGTGCAGACAGACCCGGAACCGAACGAGAACCATTCTGAGCGGCTCGCACCTTAA